Proteins encoded within one genomic window of Jatrophihabitans sp.:
- a CDS encoding SDR family oxidoreductase: MRTCTLVTGSSRGIGAAIAHKLAEAGHRVAVHAGRDTASAERVRDALPGRGHLVVTGDLTSPDTCPRLIAEVIEGLGDLDVLVNNAAVYAGHPIDGTSYSEWQQTWRATLELNLVAPANLAWLTVDHLLRRQAGPAGGRLISVGSRGAYRGEPVTPAYGASKAALHAMTQSLAVALAPHGILAAAVAPGFVDTEMARAILDGPDGDAVRAQSPFGRVATPAEVAATVAWLATDAPEWISGSVLDVNGASHLR; encoded by the coding sequence ATGAGGACCTGCACCCTGGTGACCGGATCAAGCCGCGGCATCGGCGCGGCCATCGCGCACAAGCTCGCCGAGGCCGGGCATCGGGTGGCGGTGCACGCCGGGCGCGACACCGCCTCGGCCGAGCGGGTCCGCGATGCGCTGCCCGGCAGGGGGCACCTCGTCGTGACCGGTGACCTCACCTCGCCCGACACCTGCCCGCGGCTCATCGCCGAGGTGATCGAGGGGCTGGGCGACCTTGACGTGCTGGTCAACAACGCCGCCGTCTACGCCGGGCACCCCATCGACGGCACGAGCTACTCCGAGTGGCAGCAGACCTGGCGCGCCACGTTGGAGCTCAATCTGGTGGCGCCGGCGAACTTGGCCTGGCTGACCGTCGACCACCTGCTGCGCCGCCAGGCCGGCCCGGCGGGCGGCCGGCTGATCAGCGTCGGCTCTCGCGGGGCGTACCGCGGTGAGCCGGTCACCCCGGCCTACGGCGCGAGCAAGGCCGCGCTGCATGCCATGACCCAGTCGCTGGCGGTCGCCCTGGCGCCGCACGGCATTCTCGCCGCTGCCGTCGCGCCCGGCTTCGTCGACACCGAGATGGCCCGCGCCATCCTCGACGGCCCGGACGGCGACGCGGTGCGGGCCCAGAGCCCGTTCGGACGGGTCGCCACCCCCGCCGAGGTGGCCGCGACCGTCGCCTGGCTGGCCACCGACGCGCCGGAGTGGATCAGCGGCAGCGTTCTGGACGTCAACGGAGCCTCGCACCTGCGCTGA
- a CDS encoding cysteine desulfurase-like protein, whose protein sequence is MSFDVAAVRAQFPSLAAGAAYFDGPGGSQTPEVVARAISDTLVSSIANRGVMTRAERNADEVVRGFRAAMADLLGADPGGIVFGRSMTQLTFDIGRALAKTWSPGDEVVVSRLDHDANVRPWVITAENAGATVRWIDFDPETTELRPEHVAEQLSERTRLVAVTGASNLIGTRPDLPAIAELVHGVGALLYVDGVHLAAHAGIDVAALGADFFVCSPYKFFGPHCGVLAASPALLQTLHPDKLLPATEDVPERFELGTLPYELMAGTTAVVDFIADLGRIAGSDSTGGDRRQRVLASMDAVHEHEEALRRRIESTLAEFDSMTLHSRAGRRTPTLLYTFADRPAGEAYRFLAELDVNAPASTFYAYEPARRLGLPDEDGGLRIGLAPYNDDSDVDRLLDGLAKLTGH, encoded by the coding sequence ATGAGCTTCGATGTCGCCGCTGTCCGCGCCCAGTTTCCGTCCCTGGCCGCCGGCGCGGCGTACTTCGACGGCCCGGGCGGCTCGCAGACGCCAGAAGTCGTCGCCCGCGCCATCTCCGACACGCTGGTCTCCTCGATCGCCAACCGGGGCGTGATGACCCGCGCCGAGCGCAACGCCGATGAGGTCGTGCGCGGGTTCAGGGCGGCGATGGCCGACCTGCTCGGCGCCGATCCGGGCGGCATCGTGTTCGGGCGCAGCATGACCCAGCTGACCTTCGACATCGGGCGGGCGCTGGCCAAGACCTGGTCGCCCGGTGACGAGGTGGTGGTCAGCCGGCTGGACCACGACGCCAACGTCCGGCCATGGGTGATCACAGCCGAGAACGCCGGCGCGACCGTGCGCTGGATCGACTTCGACCCCGAGACCACCGAGCTCAGGCCCGAGCACGTCGCCGAGCAGCTGAGCGAGCGCACCCGGCTGGTCGCGGTGACCGGCGCCTCGAACCTGATCGGCACCCGCCCTGACCTGCCGGCGATCGCTGAGCTGGTGCACGGCGTCGGCGCGTTGCTCTACGTCGACGGGGTGCACCTGGCCGCGCACGCCGGCATCGACGTCGCCGCGCTCGGAGCGGACTTCTTCGTCTGTTCGCCCTACAAGTTCTTCGGCCCGCATTGCGGTGTGCTGGCCGCCAGTCCCGCCTTGCTCCAGACGCTGCACCCGGACAAGCTGCTGCCCGCCACCGAGGACGTCCCGGAGCGCTTCGAGCTGGGCACCCTGCCGTATGAGCTGATGGCCGGCACCACCGCGGTGGTCGACTTCATCGCCGACCTGGGCCGAATCGCCGGCAGTGACTCGACCGGTGGGGATCGGCGTCAGCGCGTGCTCGCCTCGATGGACGCCGTGCACGAGCACGAAGAAGCCCTTCGCAGGCGCATCGAGTCCACCCTCGCCGAGTTCGACAGCATGACGCTGCACTCCCGCGCCGGCCGCCGCACCCCGACGCTGCTGTACACCTTCGCCGATCGCCCGGCGGGGGAGGCCTACCGGTTCCTCGCCGAACTCGACGTCAACGCCCCGGCCAGCACGTTCTACGCCTACGAGCCGGCCCGACGGCTCGGCCTGCCCGACGAGGACGGCGGGCTGCGGATCGGGCTGGCCCCGTACAACGACGACTCCGACGTCGACCGGCTGCTCGACGGGCTGGCCAAGCTCACCGGGCACTAG
- a CDS encoding RHS repeat-associated core domain-containing protein, translated as MPPATVAAAPGQGSSPVAGSAAARALSPVTAAVAAPLNDPTPASSRSVNAPAVVLTGSRSVSLAHAGIGQWIPTGLAGVTVARRTASSAASARVAVLSAAERRARGFAGPAFRLTRTDGRAGAPALDVKVDELTLNAQFGANYASRVHWVQRPDTASATRPGRPTSAAVSQPSALMVAASTPAAANGTGTFGATSLSPSASWQVSAQTGSFAWNYPLRTPPAAGGLQPGLALSYDSGKVDGATGVTNNQPSAVGEGWNLSGAGFIERSYQPCAIDGVAASADLCWKSDNASISFGGHSGRLVKDSSNVWHIDGDDGSRIQKVTGAVNGDAGTAGTEGSAGEHWKLTTTDGTQYFFGLNRLPGWVSGNAQTQSAWTVPVFGNNSGEPCYNATFASASCLQAWRWNLDYVVTAHGASKAYYYAPEANQYLRNNTTAVSYTRGGQLSRVDYGTTGGSGLSTPAPARLLLDNVDRCSDTAVACDAAHASNAPDVPWDQACTSAATCVGHPSPTFFTQKMISKIHAQTAVGSVYSDVDLWTLTHSFPSPGDNTSPALWLTQIGHSGAATTTAVPPVVFTGTSMQNRVLAVDGSALQWKHRISSLKIETGASIAVGYSAQSCNPAALPTPESNTQRCFPQWWAPAGQNPKLDWFNKYVVTQVSSDSRTGGTQATDDTYYDYVGAPAWRYDKSPFIEAAKRTWSQYAGYSKIRIRHGTDSSPSSQETSTYTYYQGMNGDRLNSAGGAKAVTVTASDGSAVADSLWLAGRVREAVVSNGNTGPRSAPAPGPRVSNTITTPWALQTATDGTYTAYLSAGADTVTRTALSAGGDRTTQTVITRDSHGRATAVNDRGDTATTADDRCTTTSYADNTASWMLNFPSEVNVIGKACGAALTYPADAISATRSYYDGSSTLGAAPTVGNGTRVDVVKGYTSTTAASAQWQTTLTSTFDSLGRTLTSTDPRLSPARTTTAAYLPTGTGLSTQVTTTNPLGWSVVTVLDPRWGVPTKVTDQNNHVTEATYDPFGRRLQIWSPQRPRATNPTPSQSYAYTVSATAPTTVATTSLTPSGGVITGYALYDGLLRPRQTQAPANGGGIVVSDTLYDGAGRIVTTNSPYYTPGAPGAGLITPVTSVPGQTVTGYDGAGRTSHTAQWINNSEAWRTSYSYGGDRVDVTPPDGATATTTTVDARGNTTSLAQYHAATPTGTADVTHYSHYPAGQLKSMTDPAGNAWTWKYDVLGQLTSAHDPDKGDSVTSYDAGGNLSSSTDANGDTLAYTYDTLNRKTGEYAGSTAGAQLAGWTYDTLASSVSKGQPVSATRYLGGIAFATATVNNYDAADRVTSQKMVISSGVMAGSYFTTMGYTADGQLASIGHNAYAGLSGDGVSYSYDNLGNPSGAIGTGVVNYVGSTTYSAIGEVTEYQAAIGAKSYARAFTHQDGTGRLLTDTTTTNIPGNPAAAVHSYSYSDAGLVTRDQNAVTAIGADTQCFGYDHRQQLTAAWTPSSADCAAPASSAGLAGPAPYWASYTYDSTGNRTSATQHATTATGADTTDNYAYPAPGPAAVRPHAVTSVTAAGTPPSGATSFGYDSAGNTVSRPGGQTLDYDIQGRLATATVNAQTQSNIYDADGALLQQTDSSGTTLFVGDTEVHADSGSTTLSLTRTYSYLGHPVAERVTKPGVTGSTVNWLITDSHDTAEVAINTVTGALTRRHLDPFGAPRDPSAVAWSANHGFLNAPLNNLTATTRLGARDYDPALGRFLTVDPLLDPGNPLQANGYSYASNNPISNSDPTGLIQQQESGSLDCSRRQCIEAEINGSYSRGLSNGDPMPSYDQYVAKQTPGIGSFTDFVGGAVHAAGAMSDSLPASSCGISGGRFCTGGWVSNQYNTTFDVNSGSLAYDGGQALVIAATLFGPGAAADGIGIALTAGRAARAARAAGKAKAPTAAGASDDLTTLYRAVGKDELKDIQGTGVYRAAPGGTEGKYFFPTRGQAEHFSNLMEKAGQGSTCITSGCIPTAMLRGVQTIHPAGEGPAYFIPSDLLPYFSNIAHG; from the coding sequence ATGCCGCCGGCGACCGTGGCCGCGGCTCCGGGGCAGGGCTCGAGCCCGGTTGCCGGCTCTGCCGCCGCGCGCGCCCTGTCGCCGGTCACAGCCGCTGTGGCAGCTCCGCTCAACGATCCGACGCCAGCCTCGTCACGCTCGGTCAACGCACCCGCGGTGGTGCTCACCGGCTCGCGTTCGGTCAGCCTGGCCCACGCGGGCATCGGTCAGTGGATACCGACCGGGCTCGCGGGTGTGACGGTGGCCCGGCGTACGGCCTCATCGGCTGCCAGCGCGAGGGTGGCGGTGCTGAGCGCGGCAGAGCGGCGGGCTCGGGGCTTCGCCGGCCCGGCGTTCCGGCTCACCCGCACCGACGGCAGGGCAGGCGCTCCCGCTCTTGACGTCAAGGTCGATGAGCTGACCTTGAACGCGCAGTTCGGCGCCAACTACGCCAGCCGTGTGCACTGGGTCCAGCGGCCCGACACCGCAAGCGCCACCCGGCCGGGGCGGCCAACGTCGGCTGCGGTGTCCCAACCCTCGGCGCTCATGGTCGCCGCCTCCACACCGGCGGCAGCCAACGGCACCGGCACCTTCGGGGCCACCTCGCTGTCACCGTCAGCTTCCTGGCAGGTCTCGGCCCAGACCGGCTCCTTCGCCTGGAACTATCCGTTGCGGACTCCGCCCGCCGCCGGCGGCCTGCAACCAGGTCTGGCTCTGTCCTATGACTCCGGAAAGGTGGACGGCGCGACCGGCGTCACGAACAACCAGCCCTCAGCCGTGGGAGAGGGGTGGAACCTGTCCGGGGCGGGCTTCATCGAGCGCTCCTACCAGCCCTGCGCCATCGACGGCGTGGCAGCCTCGGCAGACCTGTGCTGGAAGTCCGACAACGCCTCCATCTCATTCGGCGGGCACTCCGGTCGCCTGGTCAAGGACAGCTCGAACGTGTGGCACATCGACGGCGACGACGGTTCCAGGATCCAGAAGGTGACCGGCGCCGTCAACGGCGACGCGGGCACCGCCGGAACTGAGGGCAGCGCGGGTGAGCACTGGAAGCTGACGACCACCGACGGCACCCAGTACTTCTTCGGGCTCAATCGCCTCCCGGGCTGGGTCAGCGGCAATGCTCAGACCCAGTCGGCCTGGACGGTCCCGGTGTTCGGCAACAACTCAGGTGAGCCCTGCTACAACGCCACATTCGCCAGCGCCTCCTGCCTGCAGGCATGGCGATGGAATTTGGACTACGTCGTCACTGCGCACGGCGCCTCGAAGGCGTACTACTACGCACCCGAAGCCAATCAATACCTGCGCAACAACACCACCGCCGTCAGCTACACCCGCGGCGGGCAGCTGAGCCGCGTCGACTACGGCACCACCGGCGGCAGCGGGCTGAGCACGCCGGCCCCGGCCCGGCTGCTGCTGGACAACGTCGACCGCTGCAGCGACACCGCCGTGGCCTGTGACGCCGCCCATGCCTCCAACGCCCCCGACGTGCCGTGGGACCAAGCCTGCACCAGCGCCGCGACCTGCGTCGGCCACCCGTCGCCGACCTTCTTCACCCAGAAGATGATCAGCAAGATCCACGCTCAGACCGCCGTCGGGTCCGTCTACTCCGACGTCGACCTGTGGACGCTGACTCATAGCTTCCCGTCACCCGGCGACAACACCTCACCCGCGCTGTGGCTGACCCAGATCGGCCACTCCGGCGCCGCCACGACCACTGCGGTGCCCCCCGTCGTCTTCACCGGCACGTCGATGCAGAACCGGGTGTTAGCGGTGGATGGATCGGCGCTGCAGTGGAAGCACCGGATCTCCTCCCTCAAGATCGAGACCGGAGCCAGCATCGCGGTCGGCTACTCGGCCCAGTCATGCAATCCAGCCGCTTTGCCGACGCCGGAATCAAACACCCAGCGGTGCTTTCCGCAATGGTGGGCGCCGGCCGGGCAGAACCCGAAGCTGGACTGGTTCAACAAGTACGTCGTGACCCAGGTGTCCAGCGATTCCCGCACCGGTGGCACTCAAGCCACCGACGACACCTACTACGACTATGTCGGCGCCCCGGCATGGCGATATGACAAGTCCCCCTTCATCGAGGCTGCCAAGCGAACCTGGTCCCAGTACGCCGGCTACTCAAAGATTCGCATCCGCCATGGCACTGACAGCTCACCGTCATCCCAGGAGACCAGCACCTACACCTACTACCAGGGCATGAACGGTGACCGGCTCAACTCCGCAGGCGGCGCCAAGGCCGTCACCGTCACCGCCTCCGACGGCTCGGCGGTAGCCGACTCGCTGTGGTTGGCAGGCCGAGTCCGCGAGGCCGTGGTCAGCAACGGCAACACCGGCCCGCGCTCGGCGCCGGCGCCAGGCCCACGGGTGTCCAACACCATCACCACGCCGTGGGCCCTTCAAACCGCGACCGACGGCACCTACACCGCCTACCTCAGCGCTGGCGCCGACACGGTCACCAGGACGGCGCTGTCCGCGGGCGGGGACCGCACCACCCAGACCGTCATCACGCGTGACAGCCACGGCCGGGCCACCGCCGTCAACGACAGGGGCGACACCGCCACCACGGCCGACGACCGGTGCACCACCACCAGCTACGCCGACAACACCGCCAGCTGGATGCTCAACTTTCCCAGCGAGGTCAACGTCATCGGCAAGGCGTGCGGCGCGGCCCTGACCTACCCGGCCGACGCGATCAGCGCCACCCGCAGTTACTACGACGGCAGCAGCACCCTCGGCGCGGCGCCGACGGTCGGCAACGGCACCCGGGTCGATGTGGTCAAGGGCTACACCTCCACCACCGCCGCCAGCGCCCAGTGGCAGACGACGCTCACCAGCACCTTCGACAGCCTCGGCCGAACCCTGACCTCGACCGACCCTCGGCTCAGCCCGGCCCGGACCACCACGGCCGCCTACCTGCCCACCGGCACCGGCCTGAGCACCCAGGTCACCACCACGAACCCACTCGGCTGGAGCGTCGTCACCGTCCTGGACCCGCGATGGGGCGTGCCCACCAAGGTCACCGACCAGAACAACCACGTCACCGAGGCGACCTATGACCCGTTCGGCCGGCGGCTTCAGATCTGGTCGCCGCAACGGCCGCGGGCCACCAACCCGACGCCCTCGCAGTCCTACGCCTACACCGTCTCCGCGACGGCGCCCACGACCGTGGCGACGACCAGCCTCACCCCCTCCGGCGGGGTCATCACCGGCTACGCCCTCTACGACGGGCTGCTGCGGCCTCGCCAAACCCAGGCGCCGGCCAACGGCGGCGGCATCGTGGTCAGCGACACCCTCTACGACGGCGCCGGGCGCATCGTGACCACCAACTCGCCCTACTACACCCCCGGCGCCCCCGGCGCGGGGCTGATCACGCCGGTCACGTCCGTTCCCGGGCAGACGGTCACCGGCTACGACGGCGCCGGACGCACCAGCCACACCGCCCAGTGGATCAACAACAGTGAGGCGTGGCGCACCAGCTACAGCTACGGCGGTGACCGCGTCGACGTCACCCCGCCCGACGGCGCGACCGCGACCACCACCACCGTCGACGCCCGCGGCAACACGACGTCGCTGGCTCAGTACCACGCAGCCACCCCCACCGGCACCGCCGACGTCACCCACTACAGCCACTACCCGGCCGGTCAGCTGAAATCGATGACCGATCCCGCCGGCAATGCCTGGACGTGGAAGTACGACGTGCTCGGGCAGCTGACCAGCGCCCACGACCCGGACAAGGGCGACAGCGTCACCAGCTATGACGCCGGGGGCAACCTCAGCAGCTCCACCGACGCCAACGGCGACACCCTCGCCTACACCTATGACACGCTCAACCGAAAGACCGGCGAGTACGCCGGCTCGACCGCCGGCGCCCAGTTGGCCGGCTGGACCTATGACACCCTGGCCAGCAGCGTCAGCAAGGGCCAGCCCGTCAGCGCCACTCGCTACCTGGGCGGGATCGCGTTCGCGACCGCCACCGTCAACAATTACGACGCCGCCGACCGGGTGACCTCCCAGAAGATGGTCATCAGCAGCGGTGTCATGGCCGGCAGCTACTTCACCACCATGGGATACACCGCCGACGGCCAGCTCGCCTCCATCGGCCACAACGCCTACGCCGGCCTCAGCGGTGACGGGGTGAGCTACTCCTACGACAACCTCGGCAATCCCAGTGGCGCGATCGGCACCGGCGTCGTCAACTATGTCGGCTCCACCACGTACTCGGCCATCGGCGAGGTGACCGAGTACCAAGCCGCGATCGGCGCCAAGTCCTACGCGCGCGCCTTCACCCACCAGGACGGCACCGGCCGGCTGCTCACCGACACCACGACCACCAACATCCCCGGCAACCCGGCCGCCGCCGTGCACAGCTACAGCTACAGCGACGCGGGCCTGGTGACCCGAGACCAGAACGCGGTCACCGCTATCGGCGCCGACACCCAGTGCTTCGGCTATGACCACCGGCAACAGCTGACCGCGGCCTGGACGCCCAGCTCTGCCGACTGCGCCGCGCCGGCCAGCAGCGCCGGCCTCGCCGGGCCCGCGCCGTACTGGGCTTCCTACACCTACGACAGCACCGGAAATCGGACCAGCGCCACCCAGCACGCCACCACCGCCACCGGCGCCGACACCACTGACAACTACGCCTACCCGGCCCCTGGGCCGGCAGCGGTCCGACCGCACGCCGTCACGTCGGTGACGGCCGCCGGGACGCCGCCCAGCGGGGCCACCAGCTTCGGCTATGACAGTGCCGGCAACACCGTCAGCCGCCCCGGCGGGCAGACACTGGACTACGACATCCAGGGCCGCCTGGCCACCGCCACCGTCAACGCCCAGACCCAGTCCAACATCTACGACGCCGACGGCGCCCTGCTCCAGCAAACCGATTCCAGTGGCACCACCCTCTTCGTGGGTGACACCGAGGTGCACGCCGACAGCGGCAGCACCACGTTGAGCCTGACCCGCACCTACAGCTACCTCGGCCACCCGGTCGCTGAACGCGTCACCAAGCCCGGTGTCACCGGCAGCACCGTGAACTGGCTGATCACCGACAGCCACGACACCGCCGAAGTCGCCATCAACACCGTCACCGGCGCCCTGACCCGGCGTCACCTCGACCCGTTCGGCGCACCCCGCGACCCGAGCGCCGTCGCCTGGAGTGCCAACCACGGCTTCCTCAACGCGCCGCTGAACAACCTCACCGCGACCACCCGGCTCGGCGCCCGCGACTATGACCCCGCCCTGGGCCGGTTTCTCACCGTCGACCCGCTCCTGGACCCCGGCAACCCGCTACAAGCCAACGGCTACAGCTACGCCTCCAACAACCCGATCAGCAACAGTGACCCGACCGGGCTCATCCAGCAGCAGGAGTCCGGCAGCCTGGACTGCAGCCGCCGGCAATGCATCGAGGCCGAGATCAACGGCTCCTATTCCAGGGGGCTGTCCAACGGCGACCCGATGCCGAGCTATGACCAGTACGTGGCCAAGCAGACCCCGGGAATCGGGTCCTTCACCGACTTCGTCGGCGGCGCCGTCCATGCCGCCGGCGCGATGTCAGACTCCTTGCCCGCGTCGAGCTGCGGCATCTCCGGCGGCCGCTTCTGCACCGGCGGGTGGGTGTCGAATCAGTACAACACGACCTTCGACGTCAACAGCGGCTCCCTCGCCTATGACGGCGGCCAAGCCCTGGTCATCGCTGCCACCCTCTTCGGCCCCGGAGCCGCCGCGGACGGCATCGGGATCGCGCTCACCGCCGGCCGCGCAGCACGCGCAGCACGAGCAGCCGGCAAGGCCAAGGCCCCAACCGCCGCAGGGGCCAGTGACGACCTCACGACCCTGTACCGGGCTGTGGGCAAGGACGAACTGAAGGACATCCAGGGCACCGGTGTATACCGCGCGGCGCCGGGTGGCACGGAAGGGAAGTACTTCTTCCCAACGAGGGGTCAGGCTGAGCACTTCTCGAACTTGATGGAGAAGGCTGGTCAGGGCTCGACGTGCATCACATCGGGGTGCATCCCGACGGCGATGCTGCGCGGCGTCCAGACGATCCATCCGGCCGGTGAGGGGCCGGCGTACTTCATCCCGAGCGATCTGCTGCCCTATTTCAGTAACATCGCCCATGGCTGA